A segment of the Manihot esculenta cultivar AM560-2 chromosome 13, M.esculenta_v8, whole genome shotgun sequence genome:
cctttacccccaggcttgcaggtacagcatagtgcgggagtccggatagagtaaagaagtcatgcttatgtaatagctagcaatggacatgatcaaattgtaatgtaatagtacagtgtagttatgtaatgagttttatggatgttagtgtgtgcttgaccatagattgttgttatcccttgttaattacatgatcttagagatttttatgatgtttatgtaaaccaactcaacagatgttatgttacccagtgggggcacagatgagatcccacagagggatcaatgttatgttaaagtttatgcacaggttgagtttggttgatgagtatggaaagaagagttttaatttttatgcatgttgttgatcatgtatgggattatacaggtttacaggttatatgtcaggcttgctacgggtcccggcggccttaagccgatctggatcctaacgccggtagtggtccgatttctGAGTCGTTACAACTATACAATTCTATATTGCAGTTGTTTCTTGGTAAGTTGCGCTCTCGCTGGATAGGACCATTTGTAGTCACTCATGTTTCCTTTCATGGTACCATCGAGATCAAGAGCCTCGAGATCAAGAGCCTCGACATAGGAAAGGCATTTAAGGTTAATGGATACCGGCTTAAACTCTTCTACGAAGGTTTTCAAGCTCAGGTGGAAGAGGATGTGTGCTTAGCCGAGCACTCTGCTACAGTTTATCACAACCACTACTTGTCTAGCCTAAGACGTTAAAGTAGGGCGCTCATGGGAGGCAACCTTTTTTATAAGGTGTGCCCACGCCTTACCCTTTTCTTTGTCATTTTCTATTAGgccatttttactttatttatagGAATAATGATCTTTTTGGTCATCTTCAATCTTGGGAACACTAATAGATGCTCtggagtattttttttattcctttTAGATGCACAGATTGCATCATCAATGGCAAAGAGAGGAGTGGGGAACACTACCCACTAAAGTACGGGTGATTAGGTGAAAACAAACTGAGGCGTATCATAAGGCGTAACCAAGGGTCACACTATGTCTAACTTAAGGGATTGAGTGGCTGCCACACTCTTGCTTTTATACCTGCTCTTTTAAATTGACTTTTATTTCCTTATACTCTCATCTCTTTCTCTCTGCAGCCATCACTCTTGTTCCCATTATCATAGTCTCCAACCATGATGAGAACCAAAGCTCAAGCCGCCCGACTCACCAATTGTCGCAAGTCCCCTCCCACAAGCAAGCCACCAACGCCTTAATAGCCAACTCCACCTCATCCTATGCCTCATCGCACTGTTCTCCCTCACGCGACACCCATTCATTGCACTCTATTTCCTCGTGCATTGCCTTACTATGTGATCACCAGTCGATGATGCACCAGTCACCGCTGCACCAACATTCGATATTACACTAGTGATGCCTTCTCTACCCACTCGTCTCTCCATGTGACCTTGGCCTTCCCAAGCCTCTGGACCTCCACAGTGCAAAAAGCAATGGCTTGCCCCTCCTACGACTACCTCCTCCTATCATGGTGGTGGTCCTTCCCACAATTGATCTAGGGTGAAAAAGGGCAATTCCATTCTCACTCCCAGTGATTCTAACCTTAAAGGCAATCTCACATTCACAGAGCCTAGTGCTTAGGAATGCTACAGGAGCATCAGTTGAATCCTAAATGTCTCCTATAAGTCTATTCACACTCCCACCTtagaattattaaatattaagtctCAAGTGTTTGATCTAATTGGTGGCATAGGTTGAGGTCCCTACTTTGTCTGCTTATATTGAGCTCTGTAGAGAATTTTATACCATTTTTGAGTTTAAGCTCACTGCAAATTATAATTTAGGAAGTCCAGGGATCATCAATTTTAGACTTTTAGGGCATGCATTCTATTTCTCTATCACTGCTTTCAACACTGTCATGGGATTCATAAGTGAAGAAGACTCTAGCTCCGAGGAATATTTAACAAGTCTATGTGATTTTGAGGAGTCTTTTGATGCCCTTACTGAGAGTTAATTGGGCAACCCACTATTTCTTATGATGCCAATAACTCAAAAGACATATTTTTGCTTGACCCGGCTTTGAAATACTTGCACCTTTTTTAGCTTTTTTCATTTTCTGGATGAAAGGACTCACCTAGTGTGCTATCTAAAATTGAGCTTTTCTTTCTTTGGTGCATGATACATAACAAGAAGGTTAATTTAGGCTTTTGGCTCACAAGTCAATTCTCTAATGTTCTCTCTTTCTGGAAGCCTTTGATTCAAGAGGCTTTTATCACACATTTTCCATTTCTGCACAACTGTTTTCTCTATATCAACATGATTTGCATAAGGCTTCTGATATGCATCTCCTAAATTTAAAAAGTCTTGATGATATGGGCCATTTGTGCCAAGACCAGGGTATTGTTTCTTTTGCCCCTGCAGGACCTATTGTTCCCCGCCACCTTCGGGTTTTCAGCAAAAATGCACATGCTGCATTTGTTGCACCTATTGGACCATCTAAGCCTCCACCGATGACACTAACCTTGCTCAACTACTAGACCAATTGGACTCCCGACTAGAGCGCCTTGAATCTCGCATGGATATTGTTTACTCCCATCTTCTCGATTGGATCAAAACATCACTGTCCTCTGCCACGCACTTGGCGTAAAGCACCTGCTACCCCCATGACCCTAAGAAAGCCCCTTTCCTTTATTtgccttttttcttttctactttcttcttatttttttcgTTGTTGTTTATACATTTTTCACTTTGGGGACCAAGTGAACTAAGTGTGGGGGAATTGATTACATTGAGCATAGAACATACTTTATACATTCTTATTACTATTTAGGGGTTGTTCCACATGTTCTTCCCTCTGGTTAAGCCATTTTCAATGTCTTGAGACCCCTGCTTATATGAAAAGCTAGCCATTTGAGCTTTAGGAGGTTAATTCGGTTTGTAATGTCTAGGTAGCCTTAGTAGAATCTCTCGTTTGCTCACACTGCTAGACTCTTAAATACAAATTAAGAGAGCCTTATAATGAATACTTGACTGAAAAAATTGCTTGCTCTTAATTTGATTGTCAACTCTATTTAAGTATGTGCTAAAACACCGCCATGATAATTATGTGATGACATTGTGCTCGAAATAAAAGTGCTAATTGATGGATGAGCTATTTAATCTTCAaagaagtaaaataaaaataaactctaAGAAGCACAAAACCTACTCCTTTGTTCGGTAATCGATAAACactagagctagtagccacttgaggATTGTGACACAAGTAGCCAGGGATGAGTATCACCAATATGCGCCCTCGCCCGAAAGAAAATTAATACCTTAAGCAAGAAAAAGTTCTCAACTATATAtaacatgaatttttttttgaaatggaaaggTTCAATCGCACTTAgcactaaaagaaaataaaaatgatgaaGTGTTGTATGCTTTATAACTTGGTTGGTTTTTGgcatttaacttgatttgagttgACTTAATCACTTGAAAAATCTCTATTGTGTGCTTAAATATAGAGGCTCTACTTTATGTATATTTGatacttctattttgaactctataGGAGGTATACTATTGTTGCCTACCTTTACATTGTTCTTTGGGTTGGTCTCTTGAAACTTATTGACTTAAACTTTATTCAAACAGAAAGGCCTAGCTATTACATGTGGGACATGAATTTGGACATATATCTCATACTTAAGAGCAAACATGAACTAAGTGTGGGAGAATTTGATGGGTATAAATTTTGCCTATTCAGTACACATTCTTTCTTATGAAATTGGAGTTGATTATGCTGAATTGCggatattacttttttttttcttttgcaatATTAATAGATTATGTACTATTGGAgaagaaaagctcttaattGGAAGTTTTAGGCAAAAATCATAGGTAGAGTCGCAAAGCAAGCCTTGAGCATGTCTCATACTGTGGGCACATATTACATTAGATGACTTATACTGAGAAGTGAATGGAGTCATGGAGTAAACCTTGAATAAGGCAGACCTTGGGTAAGGCGTACATAGACCTTAGGCACGACTTATGCAATATCACGAGTTTTTCAGATCTGATTCTCTATTAAATTGAAGAAACCAGTTTAGGAAGAAATGATTTTAGAAAGAATAGGAAATTTTGGATTGTCACTTTCTCTTttaaatggatttttttttattcctcTTTTTATTACTTTAGAATTTCCTCTTTAAAAAAGGGAAGATTCTTTAAATTGGACAGTTAGTTTTTGAGCTTTTATATCTTCTAATACTTCACTTTTTATTGGTAGCAATATGAGCTTCAACAGCTAATCTTCTTTATTCTAGTTAGGAAACTTTCGAGCTGTAATTCATAAGAATTTTGAGATCCAGTCAATCTTTAATTTTCCTTATTTTTGGTTTCTATGTTACTCCTTTAATGCtgttatcaaattaaatctcaTTGAATTAATCAtgtaatttatttgttgataatGAAAGATTAGGTTGTTAGATCGTGTCAACAAGTATAACTGGCTAACCATAAATTAATTTAGGCATCCTTACATCTATGATCAATCTTGAGAATTAACACTAAgatatttctgaaattaaatatatttttaatctgattaatctctttaattatttgcttcttAATTAGTTTACTTTTGCATCCCGTCAAATATCTTCAAtccaactttcttttttttttatttatagtttaatttgCTCTATTGTGAAGTCAATCATAAGATCATCAGATCATCAAATCATTAGGACATCATTTTGGTCATTAGGTCAGCTGGTCATCAAGTCGTCCAGTCGTTAGATCATTAAGTCGTTAATTCATCAGGTAATCGGGTGGTCGGTTGAAAGGTCGATAGTCATTAGGTCAACGGTCGTCAGTTTGATCATCAGTTTAGTCATCAGGTCGATAGTCATTAAGTTGACAGTTGTCAGATTGATAGTAAGGTCATTAGATCATCAGGTCGATAGTCATCAAGTCGATAGTCATCAAGTGGGCAATAAGATCGTTAAATCATCATGTCTTTAGTCGgtcgtgtaacgacccggaaatcggaccgctaccggcgctaggatccagatcggcttaaggccgccgggacccgtagcaagcctgacatataccctgtaaacctgtataatcccatacatgatcaacaacatacataaaaattaaaacttttctttccgtATACATCAACCacactcaacctgtgcatgcactgtacataacataaatcataaacattaatccctctgtgggatctcatcagtgcccccaaatgggtgacataacctgtgttgagttggtttgcataaacatcataaaaatctctaagatcatgttttaaaagggataacaacattctatggtcaagcacacctctaatatccataaacatcattacataactatactgtacttttacattacatcagctatcatgtccacactaactattacatgaacaaaacctcattactctatccggactcctgctctatcctgtacctgcaagcctgggggtaaagggagaggggtgagctaaaagcccagtgagtagaactataaaacatattaacactatgctttaatgaaatgcatcataacacagacaattcacataagggttgggtgaacttgtcaccaattagtccaagctaactctgtgccaggccgtagcatggggtcctggtcttcctgtcataacatacatcacttaccattgtcccaaggcctcctctgggctcctggtcttcgagtcccataaccgtgctaggccgtagaatggggtcctggtctttccttactctgtgccaggccgtagaatggggtcctggtcttcctgtcatggactaattgggtcatccaacattcacccatatcaacaacaatcgatgcaatgcggcatattcgtgaaaactaatgcaatcatcctattgcataatcatgatgcatgaaacatgataaaatatttaatttcttaatttaaaagattaagtttagttccactcacctctggctgactctgacaacaccgaagcagctggactcactgctggggtcctcggttcctcgggtccgaacctacacaggtggactcaaatgagggaccaaacatacctgaacataactataaactactccccaaaaaccccctaaaacatcatggaacaaccatagaaaaacatgcaaaggaggcctggacatggcactttcggcggcaggttcggcggccgaaagtccctccagagccgaaagtcaggcaggttcggcggccgaaactcccagacagagacgaaactcatgcatgttcggcggcactttcggcggccgaaacttccagacagagacgaaagtctcctttcgggggcaagcttcggcagccgaaaggctgcctccccagccatgttcggcggtcgaaagtccttcggctgccgaacctggtttctgccaaagggcagaaacttggctccctttgcacatttcgcctccaaaccttccaaacatgcatcaaacctattctacaacacacaaacacaagcatacatgttcctaggggcctcaaaccatcataaaccccatctacaacacatcaagcatccacatggctcaagaacatacatttatacccataaacataaccataacctaaacatgcattctacccccatagatctacttaaaacttacttaaaacatgcaatgagcttaagatcggctcttacctcttgaagatcgagagagagacgacctaaactcggagttgggagagattgggttcttgaacctccaagctccaaaactttgctcaaaagctcaaatcttcaaaacaaagttaaaacaaatgaaaatcttgaaagatctagaggaaaaacatcaaagattggtgagggacggcggagagctcaccttggccgaaaatggggaaaaagctcgcccgttttcggctaagggacccttttatagtggctggccagaccacgttcgggggctgaatgtgcctccgcatgcatgccaggttcggcggccgaacttgaggttcggaggccgaacctggacttccctcacttatgctttcgggggcctaaagcacacccgcaacgcatgcatgttcggcggccgaacttgaggttcggcggccgaacctgagttttcctccaatgctattttcatgcaaaaactcattttctttcatgcttaaaacataaaacacattaatacattttataaaaacatggttttaccctactagaggcttccgacatccgagattctaccggacggtaggaattccgataccggagtctagtcgggtattacgttctcccccccttaagaacattcgtccccgaatgttcctcaactagcacatgcaaggcatacaacatatcatacacataaaacacataaagactaaccttaaaagagatgaggatattgccggagcatagactcccgtgtctcccaagtgcactcttccagattgtggtggttccaaaggactttcaccatcgggatttccttgttcctcagcttcctgatatgggtgtctaggatccgtactggctgttccacataggtgagatcttcttggatctccacatcaggttcactaagaaccttgtccggatctgacacaaacttcctcaacattgaaacatggaaaaccggatggattcttcccattgaagcaggcaaatccagcttgtacgatacattcccaatcttttgcaagacttcaaagggtccgatgtaccgcggagccagcttacctttcttcccaaaccgaaccactcctttcattggacacaccttgagcaataccagatccccctcctgaaactctacttgccttctgcggatgtctgcataactcttctgtctgcttgcagccgtcttgattctttctctgattaggggtaccaccctgctggtgatctctactagctcaggccctgccaaggccttttctccaacttcttcccagcaaacaggtgacctgcacttccttccatataaagcttcatatggagccatcccgatgctagcatgatggctgttattgtaggcaaactccaccaaaggtagatgctgcctccaagaactaccaaagtccagtacacacattcttagcatatcttctatggtctggatggtcctctctgactgtccgtctgtctgtggatggaaggcagtactgaaatccaacctggtacccatggcatcctgcagactccgccaaaacctggaggtgaattggggtcctctatctgacactatagaaacaggaaccccatgcattctgactatctcatcaacatacacctgcgccaacttgtccacagaatagccactcctgacagggatgaagtgagcagatttggtgagtctttccacaatcacccatatggagtccaatctgttggacgctgccggtaaccccactacgaagtccatagctatattctcccattttcactctggaatgggtagcaggttaagcattccagccggcttctgatgttccagcttcaccctctgacatacttcgcaggctgacacaaactgtgccacttctctcttcatagctggccaccaataaaccttttttagatcctgatacatcttggtggccccggggtgaatgctgtatcttgcattatgagcctctctcataatgtctccttttagccctatgtcatctggtacacacaatcgactcccatagcggaggatccccttattgtcgaatctgaactcactgtccttgcctgactgaacagtcctggcaatcttcactaactctgggtcctcatgctgtttctgagccacctgctccagaaacacgggtgtcactttcatctgagcaaccaaggcacctgtaccagacaactccaactgtagaccttcatcaatgagcttgtaaaactccttcaccactggtctcctctctgccgtgatgtgggatagactgcctagtgacttccggcttagggcgtctgccacgacattcgtcttacccggatgatactgaatcttgcaatcatagtcactcagcagctccacccatctcctctgtctcaagttcaaatctctttgactcaggatgtactgcaggcttttatgatctgtgaagatctcacattttaccccatagaggtaatgcctccacatcttgagtgcaaagattactgctgccatctcaaggtcatgtgtggggtaattcaactcatgcttctttagctgcctagaagcataagcaatcaccctctcattctgcatcagtacacaacccagtcccacacgggacacatcacaaaagactgtaaagtcctaatcactagatggcagagctaaaactggtgctgaagtcaacctcttcttaagctcttcaaaactctcttcgcactggtcggtccacagaaacttctgattcttcctggttaacctggttagaggagctgcaattttcgagaagtcccgaacgaacctcctgtagtaacctgctaaacccaagaaacttctaatctttgtcactgaagtgggtctaggccagttagccacagcttctaccttcttggggtctacctctattccattttctgacaccatatgccccaagaatgaaatgctcctcagccagaactcacacttagagaacttggcatacaagccatgttccctcaaggtctgtagaaccaacctcagatgatgggcatgctcctttgcattcctggaatacaccaagatatcatctatgaagacaataacgaagtgatccaagtactggctaaacactctgttcatgaggtccatgaatgctgcaggggcgttggttaacccgaacggcattacaaggaactcaaaatgcccatatctggtcctgaaagttgtctttggcacatcttcttctctgatcctcagctgatgatacccagatctcagatctattttagagaagcaacccgctcctgctagctggtcgaatagatcgtcgatccttggcaaagggtatttgttcttggtagtgactttgttcaactgcctgtagtcgatacaaagtctaagggatccatccttctttctcacaaacaaaactggagcaccccagggtgaggtactcggtcggatgaagcccttgtctactagctcctgcaactgctccttcaactctttcaattctgctggcgccatcctgtagggagggatagagatcggtcgggttccaggcattagttctatctcgaactctatctccctagcaggtggtaaacctggcagctcgtctgggaacacatctaagaactctctaaccactggcaccgaggcgggttctctaacctgactgctaagctctctcacatgagccaaatacccctgacatcccctcctgagcaacctacgagcttgaagagctgatatcagacctctaggtgtacccctcctgtctcctctgaagacaacctcagacccatcctgacctctgaacctgactaccttgtccctgcagtccaaggtagcaccatgggtagataaccagtccatccctagaatgacgtcaaaatctgtcaaatctagaaccactaggtcggcggacaagtatcttccctcaacaaacacaggactacactggcagactgactctgccacggatggatcacacttgggtccactgacccagagaggacactctaacccagaagtcatcagacccaacctccccacggctctcggagcaataaaagaatgagatgcactagggtccatcaaggcatacacatctgaacaaccaatgattaagttacctgccactacggtgttagatgcatcatttattttatctattataaTTATGAAACTTACCGTATATTCTTTATactaaaaaaaatctttttactaaattaaaattgatttagaaATTGTGTGAAAGATTCATGCAATATTGAGATCGTGAGACTAtcttaatttcattttaaaataatttaagtatGTCATggcatatttttaaaatttagaatgctacgccattaaaaaaataaactgacATGACATTGCATATAacgtatataaaaaaattcttacGTAAGTTAAAGTACTTTCatatattttacttataattttgtctccacttatttattaaaaataattactatttgaataatattaaaaaatatttttaaataaaattacttatttttctcttatttaattttaatttaaaaataaaatttataaactaatTTATATAGCAGTCTTAATAAGATGCCCAAAAtgacttttgaaaaaaaaaattaataaatagaaattgaatagataattttaataaaatacaatGATCTATTAACAATTtaatcttataaaaaaaattattcaaaactCTCTAAAGTTTCATCAAACAGTGAGAATCCCCTTGCAAGTTTCATCAAACTTATCAGTAGTGCAAGTAAGCACGATTGGCCCATTAATTTTAGAGTCGAGATCACCATTCTGAGACTGTTTAATCAATTCTCGTAATGCCGGAAACTTCAGATTCTCCACTGGAACTTGGTATCTCTTGCTCTCGTCACCTACATATATGGCTACGTAGCCTTTTCGAACTTGTGGAGTTTTGACTTTTTGATCAGTGGAACTGGAGAGTAATTTGTAAGAAAAAGATGACTTGATTGCATAACCTTGACCTAAAATTTTAGAGAGATAATTCATTTTCCTGCTAGAAGCTCTCGACGATGACGATGACATTATTGAtgaaatatttgaaattaaaaaaaggtTTGAGAGTTAAAGAATTCAAAAGAAAATTCTATAGCGAAGAATAATAGTTGGgattcaatttatatatatagttaaCGAGTGAATTTTCCCGATGAAATTTGGAGTTCCAGCATTAAGCAAAGTTTTTTTAGCTGGATTAGTTTATTAATTGGTTTTAAAAAGTTGCAAATTAAGGCAGTGAAGAAGaatctttattaattatataattatttatattttgatttattaatGGTAATTGCCAAATATGGTAATTAAGTGATGCTTAAGTTTATAATTTTGAGAATAATAAGATATGACGATAAAATTTATTCCGTTGTATGGTTTTTAGTTTCTTAAAATTGCAGAATTAGTTTATAGGTCAGTAGATTTTTTGTTAGGAGTTTGAAATGGGAGAGATTATCACAAATTATATGCAATATTCACACTtaatctattataatttttttaatacatcATTTATTTATAGTCAAAacgtattattattaatatcagTTAATTAACCACTATAGGCAACATTAATTCTCAGAGCACAGCTATTTTAATTAAACTCTATTTCTTATTCATAATGCATCAATTTTTtctaaacataaaaataatatacatgCCATTTTGAACGACAATTTTCAAGacatgaattgaattaaaaaaaaaaaaaaaagaaaattaaagagaGTAGAATTCATTGGTGATATTTATGTAGAAAAAATTATGTAGGCATCACCAAGCAATGGGAACCACACAATGAAATATCATAGTGTACAAAATTAAATGTCAAAGATCACCGTCCAATTTAATTAAGATATACTACCTACCGTCCccacttaatttaatttatatcgtCCTCTAAAGTTACTCACCGAGTCAGCAATGAGTCAATAGcccttttgaaaatttttatattatttaggaCTAGTTagataattttctttaaaaatataaataataataaaatattacgaTCAAgtctttataatattaaaatttattaatttgtctatattttaaaattataaaataaagtcattaatttaaaaaaaattattagcggctcttaaatatttatattatttaatttttataattttaattataatattatattatttagtttctctttttttatctttttaatttaaaaaatttatttctcatCAACTCCAAATCATCacctaattatttttaaaaaaa
Coding sequences within it:
- the LOC110607457 gene encoding auxin-induced protein 6B, with translation MSSSSSRASSRKMNYLSKILGQGYAIKSSFSYKLLSSSTDQKVKTPQVRKGYVAIYVGDESKRYQVPVENLKFPALRELIKQSQNGDLDSKINGPIVLTCTTDKFDETCKGILTV